The following coding sequences lie in one Corynebacterium anserum genomic window:
- a CDS encoding acid phosphatase produces the protein MNANPRRIGAVVAALAISFGAITPAQAVDLDGFGKIGVPPIAGGEVIPGYPIPVQHPGAPVPQPFPADALVGYISDISSHDYGIYYSVVDGFKDLQKNHPEVMHENLEKVVKINNDAASNPALIHRAQIDAAADKEGLLSAFSDALGSELGQYFRDALKENRLPKTVFLFGNGYGARAGGLASSTFFEKEIFAYDRPFKAAPERIKRYENGKDNFYRDSKSFPSGHTNQATWVTTLLALAIPELGPQLLARGSEAGYNRLVMGVHYPLDVMGGRMTGTAAAADRWNDLRMRAAIKQAGEEIRKELEWRAGRPLSEVVAHDTPYRSTTQAVKEYTERMSMGFAPVYKTDAPMIVPQAAPDLLLPSHPTLNYAQRASILRQTAIKSGSPLDDQGPRGSWQRLNIAAAMAANVKVNPDGSVTVI, from the coding sequence GTGAACGCTAACCCGCGCCGCATCGGGGCTGTCGTAGCTGCCCTAGCAATTTCCTTTGGTGCTATTACGCCTGCTCAGGCGGTTGATCTGGATGGTTTTGGCAAAATCGGGGTGCCGCCGATCGCCGGTGGTGAAGTCATTCCTGGGTATCCCATCCCGGTTCAGCACCCTGGTGCTCCTGTCCCACAGCCTTTCCCGGCTGATGCTTTGGTCGGCTACATCTCCGATATCAGTTCGCATGACTACGGGATTTATTACAGCGTCGTCGATGGTTTCAAGGATCTTCAGAAAAACCACCCTGAGGTCATGCATGAGAACCTTGAAAAGGTTGTGAAGATCAACAACGATGCCGCCTCCAATCCCGCGTTGATTCACCGGGCACAAATCGATGCCGCAGCTGATAAGGAGGGGTTGCTCTCTGCCTTTTCAGACGCGCTTGGTTCTGAACTAGGACAGTATTTCCGGGATGCGTTGAAGGAAAACCGCTTGCCGAAGACGGTGTTCTTATTTGGAAATGGGTATGGTGCACGCGCGGGTGGGCTGGCTTCTTCTACCTTCTTTGAGAAGGAAATTTTCGCCTATGACCGTCCTTTCAAGGCGGCCCCGGAGCGCATTAAACGTTATGAAAACGGTAAGGATAACTTCTACCGTGATTCCAAGTCCTTCCCATCAGGGCATACGAACCAGGCAACGTGGGTGACTACATTGCTTGCGTTGGCTATCCCGGAGCTCGGTCCCCAGCTTCTTGCTCGTGGTTCGGAGGCTGGTTACAACCGCCTGGTCATGGGAGTGCATTATCCGCTGGATGTCATGGGTGGACGCATGACCGGTACCGCCGCCGCGGCTGATCGCTGGAATGATCTGAGGATGCGCGCTGCCATTAAGCAAGCCGGCGAGGAAATTCGAAAGGAACTAGAGTGGCGCGCTGGCCGTCCGTTGTCCGAAGTGGTTGCCCACGACACGCCGTATCGTTCGACGACGCAAGCAGTAAAAGAGTACACCGAGCGGATGTCGATGGGCTTCGCGCCAGTCTATAAGACCGACGCACCGATGATCGTCCCGCAGGCTGCTCCTGACCTGCTATTACCATCGCATCCGACGTTGAATTATGCCCAACGCGCCTCTATTCTCCGTCAGACGGCCATAAAGTCCGGTTCTCCACTGGATGACCAAGGACCTCGGGGTTCCTGGCAGCGGCTTAATATTGCGGCAGCTATGGCCGCCAACGTGAAGGTTAACCCCGATGGAAGTGTGACCGTTATCTAG
- a CDS encoding UPF0182 family protein, with protein sequence MKPPPPRGAKSNKPTTDPARRPKIIGTLAALVAIAFFIIPVIVSTYVDWSWFHSVEYQGVFINVITTRVVLFLLFAVVAALIVWGAAFAAWKTRPDGFARLGAASSPLDELRPTLVKNLRPFLVGVPLVIGLISGLIAQTNWRTALLFVNGQQFGVQDPQFHKDLGFYAFHLPFLQLIVSSFSILLLVAFFINGIAHYLLGSITTGNPRVGEKAHVSPQARVQFAVIAGIWMLLKAVDYWFDRYALMNNQKETFTGASYTDINAVLPAQIILLVISIFVAILFFGTIVLRDLRLPALAVALMIGSNLVLGVAWPLILEQFSVNPNRAEKESEYISRNIEATRYAYGIGEDKVTYEQDWGADSSNDGAKERRSIAQDDATLSNIRLLDPEVLSPTFTQQQQLRNFYGFPEELSIDRYDVNGKTRDFVVAAREINPNSLTGNQKDWLNRHTVYTHGNGFIAAPANKVDEVAREAGSARGGFPVYTRADLQSNESGKQGGELKVDLKQPRIYFGPLIASSADPNTDYAIVGTTGQEPVEYDTDTQNYTYTGKGGSDISNYVNRVMFSAHFESMNMLLSDRIGTNSKILFERDPRERVHKVAPWLTTDSKTYPVVVDGRIKWVVDGYTTLENLPYSQRTSLTESTSDALNPDGVSQNQLVNNDVSYIRNSVKAVVDAYDGTVDLYAFDEDDPVLKAWRGAFPGVVKPRDQISDELMAHLRYPEDMFKVQRELIAKYHVSDPGVFFQNDAFWSVPSDPSAAEDRQQLAQPPYYVVATDPETDKASFQLITPFVGLRREFLAAHMTVASDARHANYGKIHVRVLPTGTQTQGPKQAQDTMMSSDEIARERSLLQGSNKLTNGNLLTLPVGDGQILYVEPVYSQRQGQESAFPKLLRVLVSYNGQVGYAPTIAEALKQVGIDPSAATDVHEADGSAVAGDKNDAENGSSNGDKNQGQGSPTSGSATGGSDSGPASARNKRVRDAMDKVNKARESGTFEEFGRALDELDAAVKDLQD encoded by the coding sequence ATGAAGCCACCCCCGCCACGTGGGGCCAAGAGCAATAAACCCACCACAGATCCGGCTCGCCGACCAAAAATCATTGGTACGCTAGCGGCACTTGTCGCCATCGCATTCTTCATTATCCCTGTGATCGTTTCCACATACGTGGATTGGTCCTGGTTCCACAGTGTTGAATACCAAGGAGTATTCATCAATGTGATAACCACCCGTGTTGTTCTTTTCCTTCTCTTCGCAGTGGTCGCGGCTCTCATCGTCTGGGGCGCGGCATTCGCGGCGTGGAAGACCCGCCCGGATGGTTTCGCGAGACTCGGCGCGGCCTCGTCCCCGTTGGATGAACTTCGACCGACGCTAGTAAAAAATCTCCGGCCGTTCCTCGTGGGTGTGCCACTGGTGATTGGACTGATCTCCGGCTTAATTGCACAGACCAACTGGCGAACCGCGCTGTTATTTGTCAACGGCCAACAGTTTGGTGTGCAGGATCCGCAATTCCATAAGGATCTGGGATTCTATGCATTTCATTTGCCATTCCTACAGTTGATTGTGAGCTCTTTCAGCATCTTGTTGCTCGTTGCGTTCTTCATCAACGGCATCGCCCACTACTTGTTGGGGAGCATTACCACGGGTAACCCACGCGTGGGGGAGAAAGCGCACGTTTCACCACAGGCACGGGTTCAGTTTGCCGTGATCGCGGGAATCTGGATGCTGCTCAAGGCGGTGGATTATTGGTTTGACCGTTATGCATTGATGAACAACCAGAAGGAGACCTTCACCGGAGCTTCCTATACGGACATTAATGCTGTGCTTCCAGCACAGATCATTCTGTTGGTCATTTCCATCTTCGTGGCAATTCTCTTCTTCGGCACGATCGTTCTGCGCGATCTACGCCTGCCGGCGTTGGCAGTGGCGTTAATGATTGGTTCCAACCTTGTTCTCGGTGTGGCGTGGCCGCTCATATTGGAACAGTTCTCTGTCAACCCGAACCGTGCGGAAAAAGAAAGTGAGTATATTTCGCGCAACATCGAGGCCACCCGTTATGCCTACGGTATCGGCGAAGACAAGGTGACCTATGAGCAGGACTGGGGTGCGGACTCGTCCAACGACGGCGCCAAGGAACGCCGGTCTATCGCTCAGGATGATGCAACGTTGTCGAACATTCGCTTGCTCGATCCCGAAGTATTGAGCCCCACGTTCACTCAGCAACAGCAGCTGCGCAACTTCTACGGTTTTCCTGAGGAGCTGAGCATTGACCGCTACGACGTCAACGGTAAGACCCGGGATTTCGTCGTGGCAGCGCGTGAGATCAACCCGAACTCCCTGACGGGAAACCAGAAAGATTGGCTGAACCGCCACACCGTCTACACCCATGGCAACGGTTTCATTGCAGCGCCAGCTAACAAGGTTGATGAGGTAGCCCGTGAGGCCGGCTCAGCGCGAGGCGGATTCCCCGTCTACACCCGCGCAGATCTTCAATCCAACGAGTCCGGTAAGCAGGGTGGGGAGCTGAAGGTCGATCTCAAGCAACCCCGGATCTACTTTGGCCCGCTCATTGCCTCGTCGGCGGATCCGAATACTGACTACGCGATCGTGGGAACCACAGGGCAGGAACCTGTGGAATACGACACGGACACTCAGAACTACACCTACACGGGCAAAGGTGGCTCTGATATTTCCAACTACGTCAACCGCGTGATGTTCTCGGCTCACTTTGAGTCCATGAACATGCTCCTCTCCGACCGGATTGGTACTAATTCGAAGATTTTGTTCGAACGCGATCCGCGCGAGCGCGTGCATAAGGTCGCCCCGTGGCTGACTACCGATTCTAAGACTTACCCCGTGGTAGTAGACGGACGCATCAAGTGGGTGGTGGATGGTTACACCACCCTGGAGAATCTGCCGTACTCCCAGCGGACATCCCTGACGGAGAGCACCTCTGACGCGCTCAACCCCGATGGTGTGAGCCAGAATCAGCTGGTGAACAACGATGTTTCCTACATTCGTAATTCCGTGAAGGCGGTGGTGGATGCCTACGACGGAACGGTTGATCTGTACGCGTTCGATGAAGACGACCCCGTGCTTAAGGCATGGCGTGGAGCCTTCCCGGGTGTGGTGAAACCACGAGATCAGATTTCTGACGAATTGATGGCTCACCTGCGCTACCCAGAAGACATGTTCAAGGTGCAGCGCGAGTTGATTGCGAAGTACCACGTTTCTGATCCAGGGGTGTTCTTCCAGAATGACGCCTTCTGGTCGGTGCCTTCCGACCCATCGGCGGCAGAGGATCGGCAGCAACTGGCACAGCCGCCGTACTACGTTGTCGCTACTGACCCAGAGACCGACAAGGCCTCTTTCCAGCTGATCACTCCGTTCGTGGGATTGCGCCGTGAATTCCTTGCGGCTCATATGACTGTGGCGTCGGACGCTCGGCATGCGAACTATGGAAAGATCCACGTTCGCGTGCTGCCAACCGGAACACAGACGCAGGGCCCGAAGCAGGCACAGGATACGATGATGTCTTCCGATGAGATCGCCCGGGAACGCTCCCTGCTGCAAGGGTCTAATAAACTGACCAACGGTAATTTGCTCACCTTGCCGGTCGGTGACGGACAGATTCTTTATGTAGAGCCGGTGTATTCACAGCGACAAGGCCAAGAGTCGGCCTTCCCTAAGCTCTTGCGCGTGCTGGTCTCCTATAACGGCCAAGTGGGGTATGCACCCACCATCGCCGAGGCGTTGAAGCAGGTGGGGATTGATCCATCAGCAGCGACCGATGTCCACGAAGCAGACGGTTCTGCGGTAGCTGGCGATAAGAACGACGCCGAGAACGGCTCCAGTAATGGCGATAAGAACCAGGGGCAAGGCTCTCCAACTAGCGGTAGCGCAACGGGCGGTTCCGATTCCGGTCCAGCTTCCGCACGTAACAAGCGTGTTCGGGATGCGATGGATAAGGTCAACAAGGCACGTGAAAGCGGAACGTTCGAGGAATTTGGCCGTGCGCTGGACGAACTGGATGCTGCGGTGAAGGATCTACAGGACTGA
- a CDS encoding PPA1309 family protein produces the protein MTSSLDLHDIRVLNAALREAVDFVHAEGWDRPATLFGLVPHALVADAMDSNFDDATVNPLALVVQEGIPEHIRPGSEELGEFIATIRWPEPVVGAILAQEITFLNSAEGADASPRAARLFSGILDDSGSGAERSLIQLRPTDDELAADPFAQDKVELLGGDDIAPGVIATLRATFERD, from the coding sequence GTGACTAGCAGTCTGGATCTACACGACATTCGTGTACTCAACGCTGCTCTACGCGAGGCCGTCGATTTCGTCCATGCCGAGGGGTGGGACCGGCCCGCCACGTTATTCGGCTTGGTTCCTCACGCCCTAGTTGCTGACGCTATGGACTCCAATTTTGACGACGCCACCGTCAACCCCCTCGCCCTTGTGGTACAGGAAGGCATCCCGGAACACATTCGACCGGGCTCTGAGGAGTTGGGGGAGTTCATCGCCACTATACGATGGCCCGAACCGGTGGTCGGAGCGATACTCGCTCAGGAGATAACCTTTCTGAACTCTGCCGAGGGAGCAGATGCGAGCCCACGCGCCGCTCGCCTCTTTTCAGGCATTCTGGACGACTCAGGCTCGGGCGCCGAACGTTCCCTGATACAGCTGCGTCCCACGGACGACGAACTGGCAGCTGACCCTTTTGCGCAAGACAAGGTGGAGCTGCTGGGAGGTGATGACATCGCCCCCGGTGTCATCGCCACGCTACGCGCCACTTTTGAACGCGACTAG
- a CDS encoding YlbL family protein, whose translation MSFWNRRNRTVVLGAVPVVVLLSLIGLPRIPGTDIDLTVPYAAQGKGPTFNTLGDFEGRPVVEITGADEDKTTGHLNMTTVSVRTNMTLAQALGRWLFTDDTLVPIEQVFPPGQSEDEVQEKNAAAFSTSESNATLSAMNYLKRPVEPMVMDVSDKSAAQGTIHINDVVKKVDDVDVKLPSDLAREVQKHKPGDTVALTIERQKRIEKIDVELQNKPEALRKRGESGDIAFLGVTTVAQPADGLRVNYNLTNIGGPSAGLMFSLAVVDKLSPGELTGGQFIAGTGTIDADGKVGPIGGITHKIRAAQDAGAKVFLVPADNCSEALSAERNGMDLIKVDSLEDAIGDLKNYTSGKDFDTCS comes from the coding sequence GTGAGTTTTTGGAATCGACGCAACCGCACGGTCGTTTTAGGGGCTGTACCCGTTGTGGTGCTGCTCTCTTTGATCGGACTGCCGCGCATCCCTGGTACCGATATTGACCTGACGGTGCCGTATGCTGCGCAGGGAAAAGGTCCGACATTCAATACTTTGGGCGATTTCGAAGGTCGCCCAGTTGTCGAAATTACGGGTGCGGATGAGGATAAAACCACCGGCCATCTCAATATGACCACCGTATCGGTGCGCACAAACATGACTCTCGCGCAGGCGTTGGGGCGATGGCTGTTTACAGATGACACTTTGGTGCCGATCGAACAGGTCTTCCCTCCAGGCCAGTCAGAGGATGAAGTACAGGAAAAAAATGCCGCAGCGTTTTCCACTTCGGAGTCTAATGCGACCCTCTCTGCCATGAACTACCTCAAGCGGCCAGTGGAACCGATGGTGATGGATGTCAGCGATAAGTCGGCTGCCCAAGGCACAATCCACATCAACGATGTGGTGAAGAAGGTTGATGACGTGGATGTGAAATTACCGAGTGATCTGGCACGTGAGGTGCAGAAGCACAAACCTGGTGACACGGTCGCGTTGACCATTGAGCGGCAAAAGCGCATCGAAAAGATTGATGTTGAGCTTCAGAACAAACCTGAGGCGCTGCGCAAGCGAGGTGAGTCTGGTGATATTGCGTTCCTGGGCGTGACCACGGTGGCTCAACCTGCGGACGGCTTGCGTGTCAACTACAACCTCACCAATATTGGCGGCCCATCTGCCGGTTTGATGTTCTCTTTGGCCGTGGTGGATAAACTCAGCCCTGGCGAGCTCACAGGCGGCCAGTTCATTGCAGGGACGGGCACCATTGATGCCGATGGCAAGGTCGGCCCCATCGGCGGTATTACCCATAAGATTCGTGCCGCGCAGGATGCGGGCGCCAAAGTCTTTCTCGTTCCTGCCGACAATTGCTCTGAAGCTCTGAGCGCGGAACGCAACGGCATGGATCTGATTAAGGTCGATTCCCTTGAAGATGCCATCGGAGACCTTAAGAACTACACCAGCGGCAAGGATTTTGATACCTGCAGCTAA
- a CDS encoding zinc-dependent metalloprotease — translation MSNFGFGFHNSDDDSDDDRRGKDNNNNPFGDNPFGFFFGGAPGGQSMGGHFGGVSGGNLGDILSQFGAMFSGMGSDLNSDSGSPVNYSMAERIARQTIGNDHRPHDSQAVAEAVRLAELWLDEATVLPAGATGSVAFGPTQWLEQTLPTWKRIVNPLADKLGEASLGAVPEEMRDQLGPMAGIMKQVNSMNFGMQLGRTLGELAKGVVLSTQWGMPLAGDRTAAIATAHLESIAKSLGAEQRETLIYLAAREAAHHRLFQHVPWLAERLILDVEEFAAGMSLDYSKMEEATREFNPEMMNDPAALQDMMNRLQGEDLSPQVVSANAHARERLETSLSLVEGWVDYVVESSLSSRVPEAAMVGAAWQSFRTNGSPAMDALTHALGLSLSAPKAAEAADLWRRLEEAVGTERRDAVWDHPDFLPVAEDLDNPAAFIGHVAFDEAEMKDFNPISEIERLERELHGASTGHDEANLTEAPNEHGVTKSHNEKDTTDKPNENGVPDKLSETDGQGSSEGKGGMDGIEDEKKDGEKDDE, via the coding sequence ATGAGTAACTTCGGCTTCGGCTTCCACAACTCGGACGATGACTCCGACGACGATCGTCGGGGCAAGGATAATAACAACAATCCCTTCGGCGACAACCCCTTCGGATTCTTCTTCGGTGGCGCCCCCGGTGGTCAATCCATGGGTGGACACTTTGGAGGAGTGAGCGGGGGCAACCTCGGCGACATCCTCAGCCAATTCGGCGCGATGTTTAGCGGAATGGGCAGCGATCTCAACTCCGATTCCGGCAGCCCCGTGAACTACTCCATGGCCGAACGCATTGCGCGCCAAACCATCGGGAACGACCACCGTCCGCACGATTCGCAGGCTGTGGCCGAAGCAGTTCGCCTCGCCGAACTGTGGTTAGATGAGGCCACCGTATTACCCGCAGGCGCTACCGGTTCAGTTGCCTTCGGCCCGACGCAATGGCTCGAGCAAACACTCCCCACGTGGAAACGCATCGTCAATCCCCTCGCCGACAAACTCGGTGAAGCTTCTCTCGGTGCAGTGCCAGAAGAGATGCGCGACCAACTCGGTCCCATGGCAGGCATTATGAAGCAGGTCAACAGCATGAACTTTGGCATGCAGCTGGGTCGTACGCTCGGTGAATTAGCCAAAGGCGTAGTTCTCTCCACGCAATGGGGCATGCCTCTCGCTGGCGACCGCACCGCAGCTATCGCCACCGCGCACCTTGAGTCCATCGCCAAATCCCTGGGAGCTGAACAGCGCGAAACCCTCATCTACCTCGCGGCACGAGAAGCGGCCCATCACCGCCTATTCCAGCACGTCCCATGGCTTGCTGAGCGGCTTATCCTCGACGTCGAAGAATTCGCAGCCGGCATGTCCTTGGACTACTCCAAGATGGAAGAAGCGACGCGCGAGTTCAACCCCGAGATGATGAATGATCCGGCGGCGTTACAGGACATGATGAACCGCTTGCAGGGTGAGGATCTCTCCCCTCAGGTGGTATCTGCCAATGCGCACGCACGCGAGCGTCTAGAAACCAGCCTTTCACTCGTGGAAGGTTGGGTCGACTATGTTGTCGAGTCTTCTCTCAGTTCACGGGTACCTGAGGCCGCTATGGTCGGCGCCGCATGGCAGAGCTTCCGCACCAATGGTTCTCCTGCGATGGATGCTCTCACCCACGCACTCGGACTCAGCTTGTCAGCTCCGAAAGCAGCTGAAGCGGCGGATTTGTGGCGTCGTTTAGAAGAAGCGGTGGGTACCGAGCGGCGTGACGCAGTGTGGGACCACCCAGACTTCCTCCCCGTTGCCGAGGATCTCGACAATCCCGCAGCTTTCATCGGCCATGTAGCTTTCGACGAAGCAGAGATGAAGGACTTCAACCCCATCTCCGAAATTGAGCGGCTCGAACGCGAACTTCATGGCGCAAGCACAGGTCACGATGAGGCGAATCTCACCGAGGCACCCAACGAACATGGCGTAACCAAGAGCCACAATGAGAAGGACACAACCGACAAGCCCAACGAAAATGGCGTGCCCGATAAGCTCAGCGAGACTGACGGGCAGGGATCAAGCGAGGGCAAGGGCGGTATGGACGGCATAGAAGACGAGAAAAAAGATGGTGAAAAGGATGACGAATAA
- a CDS encoding TOMM precursor leader peptide-binding protein has product MAIHCQRRTDTHSDLKDSTGHLVQLARGTALITRPGIGIQFNTLPGHAIILPLPKDVRTGAVLTALASARLPTTTDQLATSLGFCGFSNHIAVDIIEELLRAGVLRRHIPHCSVSILRTGHASERLTRALSKQGVDYRVYDSPHALVHNAPTGTTAVLPGTLFPHSDLVYMLMQARIPHLTSAAMDGYAIVGPLVVPGHTACLNCLDTHYEQQDAGWKSIRLQATGRPMSADPLNGDIAALATASLITAHILPWMAAGSPHHAIPTTALCRVDYRLEDSLVKTHPPIPRWRDCMSCQMAAVTPHSA; this is encoded by the coding sequence ATGGCTATTCATTGCCAGCGACGCACCGATACGCATTCAGACTTGAAGGACAGCACAGGGCATCTCGTACAGCTAGCGAGGGGAACCGCACTGATCACCCGTCCCGGTATCGGCATACAGTTCAACACCTTGCCGGGACACGCGATCATCCTTCCTCTGCCAAAAGATGTCCGAACCGGCGCCGTTCTCACAGCACTGGCCTCCGCACGCCTGCCAACCACAACGGATCAACTCGCCACGTCACTGGGATTTTGTGGGTTCTCGAATCACATCGCCGTAGACATCATCGAAGAACTCCTCCGCGCTGGTGTACTGCGGCGCCACATACCTCACTGCTCCGTGTCCATACTCCGCACAGGTCACGCGAGCGAACGCCTGACACGCGCCCTGAGCAAACAAGGAGTGGACTATCGCGTCTATGACTCTCCTCACGCTCTCGTCCACAACGCACCGACGGGCACCACTGCCGTGCTGCCCGGAACACTATTCCCACATTCCGACCTCGTCTATATGCTCATGCAGGCACGCATCCCACACCTCACCAGTGCTGCAATGGATGGCTATGCGATAGTCGGCCCCCTCGTCGTACCCGGTCACACCGCCTGCCTCAATTGCCTTGACACACACTACGAGCAGCAAGACGCAGGTTGGAAAAGCATCCGATTGCAAGCCACAGGACGCCCCATGTCCGCGGATCCTCTCAATGGAGACATCGCGGCCCTAGCTACCGCGAGTCTCATCACTGCACACATACTCCCTTGGATGGCCGCCGGATCCCCTCACCACGCTATTCCCACTACCGCCTTATGCCGCGTGGACTATCGCCTGGAAGATTCCCTCGTAAAAACGCACCCGCCAATCCCCCGATGGCGAGACTGCATGAGCTGCCAGATGGCGGCTGTCACACCACATTCTGCGTGA
- a CDS encoding ATP-dependent DNA helicase UvrD2, whose amino-acid sequence MSVGRVPFDLSELDPDQLQAATAPRGPVCIIAGAGTGKTRTVTHRIAHLVGGGYVNPDHVLAVTFTSRAATELRERLTMMGVARVQAKTFHAATLRQLSYFWPHYAGDLPWRLLDSKFSVVARAARSLRIDADKTALADIIGEIEWAKSSLVAPDDYPSRIVPDRRDCPLSPEQFVDIFKAYEGIKTTREGILLDFDDLLMHMAAAIESTPGIADEFRSRYRTFVVDEYQDVTPLQQRVLDAWLGERDDLTVVGDANQTIYSFNGATPDYLLDFSRRFPSSVTVRLQRDYRSTPQVVDLANKVIGQAKGRVAGTRLRLIGQRPTGPTPEFAEYTDETAEASAVAKRITQLINEGVDPSEIAILYRINSSSAVFEYALEEAGISYQVKGGEGFFNRQEIIEAHGALMRAAHKYSPESQDVLNAVKAALVPVGLSTEEPTGAKERSRWQSLRALVDLVEELINATPGITFQALVAMLSERREAKNPPRMQSVTLASMHAAKGLEWDAVFLVGLNDGMVPIHYALKGSGADDAIEEERRLLYVGITRARERLYLSWAQARQPGGKSHRQRTRFLDGVVPASRVGGNASPSAVVSAANSRVGAPKNACTVCGTRLSTQELKILGRCGEHVQELDHLLVTELRSWRTAMAQELAIPAYVIMTDATLAAIAAAQPTTAEELVQVAGMGPVKVDRFGEDILAITQNVV is encoded by the coding sequence GTGTCCGTGGGGCGCGTACCGTTTGATCTGTCCGAGCTCGACCCTGATCAACTGCAGGCGGCCACAGCCCCCCGGGGTCCCGTGTGCATCATCGCAGGTGCGGGGACCGGTAAAACCCGTACGGTCACCCATCGGATCGCCCATTTAGTGGGTGGGGGATATGTCAACCCGGACCATGTTCTTGCGGTTACCTTCACGAGCCGTGCCGCTACTGAATTGCGTGAACGTCTCACGATGATGGGAGTCGCTCGTGTCCAAGCGAAAACCTTCCATGCCGCCACGCTACGTCAGTTGAGTTATTTCTGGCCACACTATGCGGGTGACCTGCCGTGGCGGTTGCTCGACAGTAAGTTCAGCGTGGTTGCTCGAGCTGCCCGCTCTCTCCGCATCGACGCAGACAAGACCGCATTGGCGGACATCATTGGAGAAATTGAGTGGGCGAAGTCCTCGCTCGTGGCCCCCGATGATTACCCGAGTCGGATCGTGCCGGATAGGCGTGACTGTCCACTATCTCCGGAACAGTTTGTGGACATCTTTAAAGCCTATGAGGGGATAAAAACCACGCGCGAGGGAATCTTGCTGGACTTTGATGACTTACTAATGCACATGGCTGCGGCTATCGAATCGACACCGGGGATCGCCGATGAATTTCGATCCCGCTACCGCACTTTTGTGGTCGATGAGTATCAGGACGTCACTCCCTTGCAGCAGCGGGTGTTGGACGCGTGGTTAGGTGAGCGTGACGATCTGACGGTGGTGGGGGATGCCAACCAGACGATTTACAGTTTTAATGGTGCGACTCCGGATTATCTGCTGGATTTCTCGCGCCGCTTTCCTTCATCCGTGACGGTGCGTTTGCAGCGGGACTACCGTTCCACGCCACAGGTTGTAGATCTCGCGAATAAAGTGATTGGGCAGGCAAAAGGCCGCGTTGCTGGTACGCGTCTTCGTCTTATTGGGCAGCGCCCCACAGGTCCGACGCCGGAATTTGCTGAGTACACAGATGAAACCGCTGAGGCCTCGGCTGTGGCGAAGAGAATCACACAACTTATTAATGAGGGGGTCGACCCCTCTGAGATTGCCATTCTCTACCGTATTAACTCTTCCTCAGCAGTCTTCGAGTATGCGCTGGAAGAGGCTGGTATTAGCTACCAAGTCAAGGGCGGTGAGGGGTTCTTCAACCGTCAGGAAATTATTGAAGCACACGGTGCCCTGATGCGTGCTGCGCACAAGTATTCACCGGAGTCACAGGACGTCCTCAACGCGGTGAAAGCGGCGTTGGTTCCAGTGGGGCTGAGCACTGAGGAGCCTACGGGAGCTAAGGAACGCAGCCGGTGGCAGTCCTTGCGGGCACTGGTTGATCTGGTGGAGGAGCTGATTAACGCCACCCCCGGCATCACGTTCCAGGCGCTAGTGGCTATGCTCTCCGAGCGGCGGGAAGCGAAGAACCCGCCTCGGATGCAGAGTGTGACGCTGGCTAGTATGCACGCGGCGAAGGGCTTGGAGTGGGACGCCGTGTTCTTGGTGGGGCTTAACGATGGAATGGTGCCCATTCATTATGCGCTGAAGGGCAGTGGCGCTGATGATGCCATTGAGGAAGAGCGCCGCCTGTTGTATGTGGGCATTACCCGTGCGCGTGAGAGGCTGTATTTGTCGTGGGCGCAAGCGCGTCAGCCGGGAGGCAAGTCCCATCGGCAACGCACCCGTTTTTTAGATGGCGTGGTTCCAGCATCCCGTGTTGGTGGTAACGCATCGCCGTCGGCAGTGGTTTCTGCGGCGAATTCGCGTGTGGGGGCTCCGAAGAATGCATGTACGGTGTGTGGAACTCGCTTGTCCACACAGGAGTTGAAGATCCTCGGCCGATGCGGTGAGCACGTTCAAGAGTTGGATCATTTATTGGTCACCGAATTGCGTTCGTGGCGTACCGCTATGGCGCAGGAGCTCGCTATTCCGGCCTATGTCATCATGACGGATGCGACATTGGCTGCTATCGCTGCCGCTCAGCCCACGACTGCAGAGGAGCTGGTTCAGGTGGCCGGGATGGGGCCGGTGAAGGTGGATCGCTTTGGCGAGGATATTTTGGCTATCACGCAGAATGTGGTGTGA